The Topomyia yanbarensis strain Yona2022 chromosome 3, ASM3024719v1, whole genome shotgun sequence nucleotide sequence TACTCCGAATTTCCGACCCTGAATCCTCCGAAAGTTCATTCGACTAGTGTTTCATTCCGTGCTCGAATCCATGCGACACAGTCCACCCGAAGTTTTTATTCCGTTCGAACAGCCACTTTTCTCGAacaccgtctatggtggtcaatgtagccaACGAAAGTTCGGTTAACCGTCAGTgtcctagaactacaaatgtaAATTGTTTGacagacattttagcgaaatttttccCTTTTTGCATTCGTCGGAGTATCAGTTTGTATAGGAATTTGCTTTGTGACcgtacgccacaacccgtaactccggagccgaaagtcggatcgggatgaaatttaatagccctCTTACGGAACTTAGAGCAGAAAACTAGGACAAGACTAGtcttagttttccgttctaactttataactgattcgctctagaatacctatccgtctttcaatttcattgctttcgtttctcttagcatcaaatttgccgaaaatagtcaaaaaaatcgatgtagtagtaccttgcggcaattaaaacatagtaacatatgaactagttggtaaaaaagtacagtcgtgattcgctggttggacattttttaactggaccgctttttagttggatccccgctagttggaccatcgtccaactaaaaagcgtctgaatgtcaaaattttgtgtcaaatttactttgacaatcaatctgacaattattagagatgtgaatagatgcaattacactactaacgtctcctttgtacacacagaaaaaaaacagaaaaaataaacaaatattgattttaaataacaattttcccgtttgatatagtgacaaacaagattcaggtttgattcaatcaatactgttggatgaaattaccaactaattcatttgttggcttttcagtagtttcaacaaatatttcgtttgaaataacaaaatcatgttaaggttaaccgaacaaacaagtttgaaggaacaaaaacaaatcttttgtatcaaccaaaggagagaacaactcaaatttagttgaaattaaacaaagattctgttggtttttaacaaagggatcagttagatctaacaaattttattttgattcaacaatgtttctatttaaaatgtaaacagaagtatttgttgaactaaaccaaatacatgcttttgaaagacgcccatttcagtttgaaacagtcattcgtcACGTTTCagattcaacaaaacgttttgttgattcaaaatggcctgattcttctgcgtgtagagtttttgacatctgtcagtcggtccaactaacggaTCAAATCAGCCCCGTGGCAACCCTATAACATCATATgtagtttgacagcgacctacatgtagccccaaacaaagaattatgttcgccactatacacgatattcaagcattccacatgacgttttgcatcttgtgggatgatttaataccatcttattcagaaaatcaacatttagtaaataattacagcttttaagcatcaatgttttgattttcatggcagtgatgctggctgtacagagacgtcgtccttgacagggggctggatcaaattcgttagttggacagaggtgtggcccaaccagcgaatcacgactgtagctAAAATTcaatttctgctagctgagctgtgtcattaattgctatcagccatccgtgtgcgcggaacaaaaaaatcgacaagtagttcaatcacaataggatcggtgcggtACCGATAGCTtagtgtcgattgaatgcatacgtcacggccagcgatgccagatttgcagacaagtctgcaaattcgcagacttttaatttaagctgcagattttttcgatgacgcagatatttgcagattttttagtttcgttgcagatatttgcatatttttttagtttggttgcagatatttacagatttttgaatataaaggcttttggttacactagctttcctgacatatattgttcttcccagacttttgaaattattattgcagacatttgaaaaaagtacctggcatctctggtcacggcttgatgctagcagaatgTCGAAAAGTGCACATAActcttttttgttcaaatttagAACGAAAAATAAGTATATACCTACTATAACGTCGTGTGAAAGCAAATAAACAGTGAGAAACATGCCAGAAAAATTCCAGCATCCAAAAAAGAAAGCGTAATTAAGCATCAAAGCATTCAATCCATCATTTAAtttttcatcgttcatcgttcagATGAAATGGGCTGTCGAAAATTGCTTCACAGTCGAATAAACAAGAATGCCAGTCGTTTGTCTATACTAATCGATCGTGATGGTGAAGAGATTGAAAGCCGGTGGCCGTACCTACACCTGATCACCCTTGTCGAATGCATCTACAACACACTATAGAAGAAAAGGAAGTTTAAAAAACATctaaatccacctagtggtacaATTGTGGCTTTCTTATTCATACAAACGATGCTTCCAAGGCTGTTAATGTATAATTGTGGAAGCTACACACAGGCGCTCGACAGCCAGGTCTGTAGGCGGGTGGTAGGGCGGGGAAATTACTAAAAAAACATGTAGCTTGGCGACTCTTATTGAACATGTTTCTCGTGAATACACTAGAAAAAGTTTGAACAAATGAGAAAACACTGAAGCTGAATTTTATAGTAGACTGAGCAGACTCCAAATATCAACAAGCCAGCGTGTGTATTTTCAGGTTTATCAATATTCGGGTACAAACACTTTTTAACAACAAAAATCCCACTTGAGTGTACTGTGATTGCTACACTGTTTGTCGGAAAGTAAACGGAATATGATGACAAATCGTCGTTgttttgctatcttatgacaagcgccattttgcacatttcgagaaaaacgatttttaaagtttgagattgaatatcttgcaaTTGGTAAatagtagaaacaattcagagaatacaattgatgtttctgtctattctgtattaatctctcaaatattatgaagatcggttgactatattacgagtttttgctaaacatgtaaacaaaagtcgcactcatatgtgtcataggtgtgtattgatgacaaaatttgtatggcgtgtcataatcgtgcttggaaaatttcccatagaaaaaaatcatcaattattaacttttatttatatctttggctttatttgGTCTATAATCAAtcagtgagatgcattttaaaggaaatgagtcagggaaactagaaaaaataatgatttttggatacagtgttgccaaatatgctatatttccagtttaaaactaaaattacttttttctcacattttgtgtatttttattttgaaaatgattttgccattgtgtttctcagacatttttacatagaaaaacatctaatccatcaagataacttgtgcCAATGTCCAGACACAGCCATTTTAAGCAAATATCAcagaatttctcagcacgtttctcgctatatctcagtaaccaagtagtatgtcaaaattccgaaaacgccattttgtagagattttttagacaaacaatatggcatatttaactcagtttaccccaaaatggcgtttgtcataagatagcacaacagcgacgaaatggcgttttcctatgccaggaaaattttttatgattatttcaAGAATTTTTATCGATTATAAAAATGGCCACTCAGTGAAATTAATaattaaacaattaaaaaaaattcaagtcaGTGGCTATTTCTGGTATACATTTGAGTACTGAAGCCCGAATGGCGTAATTAGATTCTTTATGCATGGTTGTGTTTCTCTTCtattctttttaaattcaagaatgcagaaaaaaatgttcaaaacagtATTTTACGGCCAAGGTCACATAATGCCGTAACTATTATTGTAATACAGTATACATGCAAAAGATTTTTAAAAGCTGCTGCCTCCTGACAACCGCATCTTTCCCATCACTCTATCAAGACCAGCACCAAAAATACTTGATTCAAACTACCCGATGTGACACATCTTACAACGTCATAAACTTCGTCGGAATTGCCGACGTGTCTAATGtaggggaacgcggggcaagtccgacaccttaagcgcaataatttttcaaaaattccacaaagttcctaaaattgtatattgtgtgcataatccttgtttaggtggttcttaacaaaatataattttttcagcgtttcaaaaaattgaattcattaaaaattattggttgccaaaaaatggagaaaaatgtcattttaaaaacgctgcgggtaagaccgacaccccaaaggggcaagagcgacccccttttgaactttctttttgtccaaatttttccattaaaaatgtattgtgtatgtgtgataaagtgcaattatgtgtatatgagtatgtgtgatgcaaacgcatactttctgtagtttcatcgcgtagcaagaggaagagcattcgaatgcgtggtgttatgaataaataatgtttaacgcatggtttatattatggtacgggttttctcaagtaattctttcgagctttattgccacttgtatagccattctaacgaggaagagctattctgcaagcagattatatacgctgttactaggactcattcacttagaagtgacgcacgcttcgtagtaagctatccggttcgtgttgtgatttttcggaacactgttgatcaacaatccgacggtcaatgaaattttttcatcaatatcatttcaaaatctcatattagattatacttttcgttttttttgtaatattattatgaatcacgttcaattaatttttaattttttttggtcggcttgagacaatactgataaataaatgcaaaaacgtagtttccgtgtatttcaattattaacatgacgtaattatagtataattgaacacaacaaatatacccagtcgtttgtatcgaatcaaaaacgaacccaattatctaaacaccgtgtcggtcttaccccacccaaaaactgtcggtcttaccccaacagcgcccatttttgttaaatgcacaattaacagtattgaaatactcaaacttatcttcaatacatacaaataacgatatggagagtagaatagaatgtgtgacaaaaaaactggtcattttcaaagcttttgtgtcattaaaaccttaaaatgtatcaactaaaaataacatccaaaagcgcatcaactttgctttcgcttgttttgtttattttgttgacgtttatgaacccatatggcatcgatatgtatcgaaatgccaaacataatcgtactaataatatcctgtcattattgtatgatttaaaatttgatatcagggaaaagtcgtggggtgtcgggcttacccagggtgtcgggcttccccccagttcccctatatAAATACAACGAAAAGATATTTTCAACATTATCCGTCCGTCGCGTCGGCCATATATTTTTGCCACCGTCGCGTGCGGTTTtacactttcccgaaatgtTTATAAATTTGTGTGCTTTCATTGACCCTTCAGTGGAGCAGACTCTTCCGCTGAATTGTATAATAATAATGCATGACGAATTTACGCGGCGGGTGAGGGATTTTTTCATCCTCGTTACTCAAGACGTATGGTGGGGAAACACCGTGTATAACAATAAATGATATGATGATTTGTCATGACCCAAAAAAACGACAAACTTTTGAGAGCGATCAGTGACGGGCATGTGAATTTATTTGATGATTAAACTCATAACTTTCGTACTTCTCGAAGTGATGTTTGGAAACGTATAACCTAGTTTAGCTAAGTCATCATACCTGAAACGAATACAGAAAGAAGCCCATCAACATCCATCAACATTAAAAGTCGCGAATCACTTACGATATCTCAAAATCATTCCGGAAGCCAGCCTTGGCGGCGGCAGCCTGTGCTCCGGCACTGGTGAAATTCGTTGAAGTAAGCGCCAGCCCGAATGCTTTACACATCGGAATTCGTGCCAGCAACATTTCACGACAGATCCCCATTCCGCGGTATTCCCGTCGCACTGCCATTCCGTACGCAGTGCAATACTTGTCGACGCCGTAGTGGCCAAAAACATCGAAAGTATCCGTCAAATATTCATTGCTGGTGAAAATTCCGTTCAACTTTTCACTTTCCACCTTCAGACAGTTTGATGGTGTGGGTTAAAAATTATGTTATGCATAGTCTAAATTTGTTCACCTTTCGCACATCTTCCCTTGCCGCTGTCCTCACGTTCAGCAAATTACCGCCAACAATTTCACGCGATCCGTCCTTGTAGCAAACCAGTGTCAACCTGCGACCGAAACACCAACGCCAATACTCGATAATCTCCCGCTTGGCTAGGGCATCTCCGGAAATTCCTTTAGCAACGCATTCCGGTTCTTCGTCCAGATAGTGGTCAAGAAAATGCTGCACCATGTCATCAAACCGATTCGGCGTTAGGTCCTGCACCCGGTAGGTGACCAGATTGTCCGTATTGCCCAAATCAGGACCTTGGAATTCGTGCCATACCATGGGGTATGGAATGGTGGTGGGGCGTTCCCAGGTCATTTTGGTACGGCGACGGGATACGAATGACTTGTTATGTTTAAAATGGTAGCAGGCACAATAAAAGAGGCGTTGAGTGGTATCATGAGTACAATAGCATACATATGAGCGATATTGAATTAGCAGCTGATAACAGCTGTGGCGAAGATAACGATGACATAGTTTTATTTCGGTCAACTATAGGTAAATTTATAGCGATCTATTACTCTagagtttactatcggattaTTCTGACAGAGTGGGGGACCCCGAGGGAGTTGAAACACGATCCTCGTATTTGTTtttcgtgttatcgtgatatttaatTCTCTTTCGAATTTTTGGTGCGGTTTGTAgagattttgacgtaggactacgtctttgctttcgatatgggggtgcactttgcaaattcaataaaaggtggtccaattttaaacgcttataattcagccatctcacggtaaattttcattttttttgcgcatatcgctcagaaatacttctaagaatagattccaatagacaAACCCAATGATTTTTTATATCATGgcattcaaaatttaaataatgttcaacatcatcaaaataccacgcatttgaACACAGAAGGCTGCGCTTCCCTAGCCTGACACGgcagatttatgtacctaactcgcaacgcttctatgagaCATGAAATATTAGGAAAACTTAGTAGGCGATGGTTGAGTGTAGACGTACATATTTTTTCATGcgtcaattttttgtaaaataaattgtgtcgAGTGAATGGAAGAAGGAACGCATCGAAGGGGCAACAAAGGACGACGGTCGTTGTGGAGATTGTTAACGGATACAGAAAACTGCTGAATGTCTCAAGCTTCAGTTGCAGACCAGTGGCTGGAAGGAGTTGTCTTGTAGAAGCGTAAGATTCTTGAAGCCTTCCGAAAAAGGGGAGCAGTGTTTACGCGGCAATTGAGGATTGATGAGCCTGATCCTCTGAAGGTGTCATGTGCCGCTGGACTGGGTGAGATCTGTCTGATtatggtttttgaaatttttttaaatgcttttTTTTGCATCTGTTCTCACCGTAAAATTGGAAAGAT carries:
- the LOC131693930 gene encoding uncharacterized protein LOC131693930; the encoded protein is MTWERPTTIPYPMVWHEFQGPDLGNTDNLVTYRVQDLTPNRFDDMVQHFLDHYLDEEPECVAKGISGDALAKREIIEYWRWCFGRRLTLVCYKDGSREIVGGNLLNVRTAAREDVRKVESEKLNGIFTSNEYLTDTFDVFGHYGVDKYCTAYGMAVRREYRGMGICREMLLARIPMCKAFGLALTSTNFTSAGAQAAAAKAGFRNDFEISYDDLAKLGYTFPNITSRSTKVMSLIIK